The following proteins are co-located in the Sulfurospirillum deleyianum DSM 6946 genome:
- a CDS encoding methyl-accepting chemotaxis protein — MKISTRILLLLVLSLLILGLSIIGISYYNTKSNAKAFLADYEKSSYTFYENELKTIMEIVQQTVHAIYKDQKAKGSSDEQIKKAILAKLDMLQFFNDKSGYIFVYTHEGTNILTPTNRALQGQNLIGLKDSNGVLLIKELIEAAKKGGGLVKYHFPKIKDGKPLPKFSYAISFEPYNWMIGTGVYVDNVDAEIGKLQDQIHANTTEEIQSFLAISIILLFLSLGATLFIVQRTISRPLNDLIERANNLSSGDGDLTRKLDVIGSDEIAQASASINRFIEKVRLLISEAKNLSNENSSISHQLSSTSLEVGRAVETSMNIVGNTTTRAQILKQEMNTGITEAKVGKEELLKANAFLSEANGAILELTQEIQTSAATEIELAHKIQQLSLDASQVKDILVVIGDIADQTNLLALNAAIEAARAGEHGRGFAVVADEVRKLAERTQKSLQEINATINVIVQAIMDSSEQMSANSQKVESLATTANGVESKINHMLNVMNNATQVSDKTAENYLKTGADIELMINDVAQINDISSQNARSVEEIAGAAEHLSKMTEMLNLKLSEFRT; from the coding sequence TCTTGCTGATTATGAAAAAAGTTCCTATACGTTTTACGAGAATGAACTAAAAACCATTATGGAGATTGTGCAACAAACTGTTCACGCCATTTATAAAGACCAAAAAGCAAAAGGCTCGAGTGATGAGCAGATTAAAAAAGCAATTCTAGCAAAACTGGACATGTTACAATTTTTTAACGATAAAAGTGGTTACATCTTCGTGTATACCCATGAAGGCACCAATATTTTAACCCCCACCAATAGAGCGCTTCAAGGTCAAAACCTAATCGGACTTAAAGACAGTAACGGTGTTTTACTGATTAAAGAGTTGATTGAAGCAGCAAAAAAGGGTGGAGGATTAGTCAAATACCACTTTCCAAAAATAAAAGACGGCAAACCCCTTCCAAAATTTTCCTATGCCATCTCTTTTGAACCTTATAATTGGATGATTGGCACAGGAGTGTATGTTGATAATGTTGATGCAGAGATAGGAAAACTTCAAGATCAAATTCATGCAAATACCACCGAAGAAATCCAATCGTTTTTGGCTATTTCTATTATTTTACTGTTTTTAAGCCTTGGCGCAACGCTCTTTATCGTTCAGCGCACCATCTCAAGACCACTCAATGACCTTATAGAGCGTGCGAACAATCTCTCCAGCGGTGATGGTGATTTGACCCGTAAACTTGACGTGATTGGTAGTGATGAGATTGCACAAGCGAGTGCGAGTATTAACCGTTTTATTGAGAAAGTGCGTCTGCTCATTAGCGAGGCTAAAAATCTTTCCAATGAAAACTCCTCTATCTCACATCAACTCTCTTCAACTTCACTTGAAGTAGGGCGTGCGGTTGAAACCTCCATGAACATTGTAGGGAACACAACCACAAGAGCACAGATTCTAAAACAAGAGATGAATACAGGTATCACCGAAGCTAAAGTAGGAAAAGAAGAGCTTCTAAAAGCCAATGCGTTTCTTAGTGAAGCCAACGGAGCCATCTTAGAGCTGACACAAGAGATACAAACGAGTGCGGCAACCGAAATTGAACTTGCTCATAAAATTCAACAATTAAGTTTGGACGCTTCTCAAGTCAAAGATATTTTGGTGGTCATTGGTGACATTGCAGACCAAACCAATCTTTTAGCGCTTAATGCGGCTATCGAAGCCGCAAGGGCGGGTGAACACGGACGTGGTTTTGCCGTTGTTGCGGATGAGGTACGAAAACTCGCCGAACGTACGCAAAAGAGTCTTCAAGAAATCAATGCCACCATCAATGTCATTGTTCAAGCCATTATGGATAGTTCGGAACAGATGAGTGCGAACTCTCAAAAAGTGGAGTCTTTAGCTACAACCGCCAATGGGGTTGAGAGTAAAATTAACCATATGTTAAATGTGATGAATAACGCAACTCAGGTCTCCGATAAAACCGCAGAAAATTACTTGAAAACGGGTGCAGATATTGAATTGATGATTAATGACGTAGCACAGATTAACGACATCTCCAGTCAAAACGCTAGAAGTGTGGAAGAGATAGCTGGAGCAGCGGAACACCTCAGCAAAATGACCGAAATGCTCAACCTCAAACTCTCCGAATTTAGAACCTGA
- the pdxY gene encoding pyridoxal kinase PdxY, translating into MNILSIQSHVVFGHVGNAAAVFPMQRLGVEVWPLHTVQFSNHTGYGSWKGRVFDGFFVDELLEGLAQREILHTCDGVVSGYMGSPDLGYAILGAVGEVKKANPKALYCCDPVIGDVGRGIFVRQGIPEFMAEHACRVADIMTPNHFELEYLTHQSVHTKESLKSAIEALHAKGPRIVLVTSVHLDDTPHDALDLVVSEKGQCWRVRTPKLNITLSGTGDTITALFFVHYLRTRCIKTALCNATSSIYGLLKKTECASSREILLIFAQEEIVSPSCYFDAVPL; encoded by the coding sequence ATGAATATTCTCTCCATCCAATCGCACGTTGTTTTTGGTCATGTTGGCAATGCGGCGGCGGTTTTTCCTATGCAGCGTTTAGGGGTTGAAGTCTGGCCACTTCATACCGTACAATTTTCCAACCACACAGGCTATGGTTCATGGAAAGGGCGGGTGTTTGATGGTTTCTTTGTTGATGAACTGCTAGAGGGACTGGCACAACGAGAGATACTGCACACCTGCGATGGCGTGGTCTCTGGCTACATGGGCTCTCCTGATTTGGGTTATGCCATTTTAGGAGCGGTGGGAGAGGTGAAAAAAGCCAATCCTAAGGCGCTGTATTGTTGTGACCCTGTTATTGGGGATGTGGGACGTGGTATTTTTGTCAGGCAGGGTATTCCTGAATTTATGGCAGAACATGCGTGTCGTGTTGCGGATATTATGACGCCCAATCATTTTGAGCTTGAGTACCTCACACACCAGAGCGTTCACACCAAAGAAAGCCTTAAAAGTGCCATAGAAGCTTTACATGCCAAAGGTCCTCGCATTGTGCTGGTTACCTCAGTACATTTAGACGATACCCCTCATGATGCCTTAGATTTGGTTGTTTCTGAAAAAGGACAATGTTGGAGAGTGCGTACCCCAAAACTCAATATTACCCTTAGTGGCACGGGCGATACCATTACCGCTCTCTTTTTTGTTCACTATTTACGAACACGGTGTATCAAAACCGCTCTGTGCAATGCCACTTCTTCTATTTATGGATTGCTGAAAAAAACTGAATGTGCTTCTTCACGAGAAATTTTACTTATTTTTGCCCAAGAAGAGATTGTCTCTCCTTCATGCTACTTTGATGCAGTGCCATTGTAG
- a CDS encoding CopD family protein produces the protein MEYYKWVLAFHVMAFLSWMAMLFYLPRLFVYHVEHAEKKSFVDVVKIQEYKMYKYIGLPAFWATLASGLLMIILDTQLLSSGGWIYAKFAVVLALTLYSFSLEKYRLELANGTCMKSGKFFRAYNEVPTALAVLIVGYVITKSFSWAFTLITLGILAMIMDMILDGKEKK, from the coding sequence TTGGAATACTACAAATGGGTTTTAGCCTTCCATGTGATGGCATTTCTTTCGTGGATGGCAATGCTTTTTTATTTGCCTCGTCTTTTTGTTTATCATGTGGAGCATGCTGAAAAAAAAAGCTTTGTTGATGTGGTAAAAATCCAAGAGTATAAAATGTATAAATATATCGGGCTTCCTGCCTTTTGGGCGACACTGGCGAGTGGACTTTTGATGATTATCCTCGATACCCAACTGCTTAGCAGTGGCGGATGGATTTACGCCAAATTTGCAGTTGTACTCGCTCTTACTCTCTACTCTTTTTCGCTCGAGAAATACCGCTTAGAACTTGCTAATGGCACCTGCATGAAAAGTGGAAAATTCTTTCGAGCCTACAACGAAGTTCCAACTGCTTTAGCCGTTTTAATTGTAGGCTATGTTATCACTAAAAGCTTTTCATGGGCATTTACACTGATTACGTTGGGTATTTTAGCGATGATTATGGATATGATTTTGGATGGGAAAGAGAAAAAGTAG
- a CDS encoding cytochrome b — protein MNLKLSNFNILLYTGTIMVIVCLLLLISGIFLAMHYIPDANQAFESVHTTIMHEVDYGWLWRSIHAVGSTFFFLLLYIHLLGMLYFGFYKHGKTKYWYNGMVLYFCCMVIGFTGYVLPMGQMSYWAAQVITSLLEYIPGAGEDIVLWVRGDFSVSGITLLRFYTLHIVVMPFAIALMILVHTDFIKWYATTKLSWNRKGLHVSKEERFSKHVLPAKEPKPFFSNAVLKPLLASTLFLAFFFYCVFFQSSIAFDALNLTPANPADTPSHIYPEWYFLWMLQLLKSFFFDIGMIKGSYIGMISLVVVNVGLLLMPLLDRNPRRIPAHQRPYFCAWFWALVLSLVALTILGKLPTTELTLWLGFIFSTLIMTLFILLPFLSQKEAHAKS, from the coding sequence ATGAATCTCAAACTCAGTAATTTCAACATCTTACTCTACACAGGCACCATTATGGTCATTGTGTGCCTTTTGCTTTTGATTTCAGGTATTTTTCTTGCCATGCACTATATCCCTGATGCCAATCAAGCTTTTGAGAGTGTCCACACGACGATTATGCATGAGGTAGACTACGGTTGGCTTTGGCGAAGTATTCACGCTGTGGGTTCGACTTTTTTCTTTTTACTGCTCTACATTCATCTGTTGGGTATGCTCTATTTTGGTTTTTATAAACACGGTAAAACGAAGTATTGGTATAACGGTATGGTGCTCTACTTTTGCTGTATGGTGATAGGTTTTACAGGCTACGTGCTTCCGATGGGGCAGATGAGCTACTGGGCGGCGCAGGTGATTACGAGCTTATTGGAGTATATTCCAGGCGCTGGAGAGGACATTGTGCTCTGGGTGCGAGGTGATTTTAGTGTGAGTGGCATCACCCTACTTCGTTTTTACACGCTGCATATTGTGGTGATGCCCTTTGCCATTGCCTTGATGATTCTTGTGCATACGGACTTTATAAAATGGTACGCTACGACCAAACTTTCATGGAATCGTAAAGGTTTACATGTAAGCAAAGAGGAGCGTTTTAGCAAACATGTTTTACCCGCAAAAGAGCCAAAACCTTTTTTCTCCAATGCCGTTTTAAAACCACTTTTAGCATCTACCCTCTTTTTAGCGTTCTTTTTTTATTGCGTCTTTTTTCAAAGCTCCATTGCCTTTGACGCCCTCAATCTCACCCCCGCCAATCCAGCCGACACACCCTCTCATATCTATCCTGAGTGGTATTTTTTATGGATGCTACAACTGCTAAAGAGCTTCTTCTTTGACATTGGGATGATTAAAGGTTCGTACATTGGCATGATCTCTTTGGTCGTGGTCAATGTGGGCTTGCTCTTGATGCCTCTTTTAGACAGAAACCCTAGACGCATTCCCGCACATCAGCGTCCTTACTTTTGTGCGTGGTTTTGGGCATTGGTACTCTCTTTGGTGGCACTGACGATTTTAGGAAAACTTCCCACAACAGAGCTTACGTTATGGTTGGGATTTATTTTTTCAACCTTAATAATGACCCTTTTTATTTTGTTGCCGTTTTTATCCCAAAAGGAAGCACATGCCAAATCTTAA
- a CDS encoding ubiquinol-cytochrome c reductase iron-sulfur subunit produces the protein MDRNRRIVNYSLIALAGSGVYFSVKTMFTSLEPPKKARLDAATFIDTTTLPLNEVSFFTWQKKPLFILKKDASLPLDEKRDIQIGDYFYTVMIGICTHLGCVPKYESQAKKFICPCHNGQFDQNGIAIAGPVSKPLVIPPFKIEGETLIVGEVSEAYLQLMEKANA, from the coding sequence ATGGATAGGAACCGTCGAATTGTGAACTACTCGCTCATCGCTTTGGCGGGGAGCGGTGTGTACTTTAGTGTGAAAACCATGTTTACCTCTTTAGAACCACCCAAAAAGGCCCGTTTGGATGCGGCTACGTTTATTGATACCACCACCCTTCCCCTCAATGAAGTCTCCTTTTTCACATGGCAGAAAAAACCGCTTTTTATTCTTAAAAAAGATGCCTCTTTACCTTTAGATGAAAAGCGTGATATTCAGATTGGTGACTACTTTTACACAGTGATGATAGGCATTTGCACCCATCTAGGCTGTGTTCCAAAGTATGAAAGTCAAGCAAAAAAATTTATTTGCCCTTGTCACAATGGACAGTTTGATCAAAATGGCATTGCCATTGCTGGACCTGTCAGCAAACCCCTCGTCATTCCTCCCTTTAAAATCGAAGGTGAAACGTTAATTGTCGGGGAAGTGAGTGAAGCCTACCTTCAACTGATGGAGAAAGCAAACGCATGA
- a CDS encoding aldo/keto reductase, with protein MEYRYIGKSGLRVTPICMGTMSFGSWSDKKESFKILDTAYERGINFFDTAELYPVPPKSDYAGLTEEMIGEWLQSKPRESIILASKIAGAANGWFVPPIRHGLTAIDAFHIQRAVEGSLKRLKTDYIDLYQVHWPDTIIPKEESMRALDALVQSGKVRYLGTSNDTAYGLCKSNTIAHYEKLARFESIQNNFSLLNPRFLDELSTLCRTEKVSLLPYSPMAGGVLSGKYNHSFIDPHTRFGEYMSHPDARQRLMAKRFVNEKTLAATTRYLEIAKTYDLSPITLAVAWSMHFDFVASTIIGARYASQLEESFKALEISLSPEILKACETVQKEILYPMG; from the coding sequence ATGGAATACCGGTACATTGGAAAAAGTGGCTTACGGGTAACACCTATTTGTATGGGCACAATGAGTTTTGGTAGTTGGAGCGATAAAAAAGAGTCTTTTAAAATTTTAGATACTGCGTATGAGAGAGGCATTAACTTTTTTGATACCGCAGAACTCTATCCTGTACCACCCAAAAGTGATTATGCGGGATTAACCGAAGAGATGATAGGCGAATGGCTTCAAAGCAAACCTAGAGAGAGCATTATCTTAGCCTCTAAAATCGCAGGTGCAGCCAATGGCTGGTTTGTTCCACCGATTCGCCACGGATTAACAGCCATTGATGCATTTCATATTCAAAGAGCCGTTGAGGGAAGTTTAAAACGTTTAAAAACGGATTACATTGACCTCTATCAAGTGCATTGGCCAGATACCATTATTCCCAAAGAGGAGTCTATGAGAGCCCTCGATGCTCTTGTTCAAAGCGGGAAAGTACGCTATCTTGGAACATCCAACGACACTGCTTATGGACTTTGCAAATCCAATACCATCGCACATTACGAAAAACTCGCACGTTTTGAGTCCATCCAAAATAACTTTTCACTCCTCAATCCTCGTTTTTTAGATGAACTTTCAACCCTCTGCCGTACAGAAAAAGTTTCACTTTTGCCCTACTCTCCAATGGCAGGAGGGGTGCTCAGTGGTAAATATAATCATTCTTTCATTGACCCCCACACACGCTTTGGCGAATACATGAGCCATCCTGACGCACGACAACGCTTGATGGCCAAACGCTTTGTCAATGAAAAAACCCTCGCTGCGACCACACGCTATCTTGAAATTGCCAAAACGTATGATTTAAGTCCCATCACCCTTGCGGTTGCATGGAGTATGCATTTTGATTTTGTTGCTTCAACGATTATTGGCGCACGCTATGCCTCTCAGCTTGAAGAGAGTTTTAAAGCTTTGGAGATAAGTTTAAGTCCTGAAATTTTAAAAGCATGTGAAACGGTACAAAAAGAGATTTTGTATCCTATGGGTTAA
- a CDS encoding response regulator transcription factor, which yields MSYRVLILEDNTLLLQTLEDFLLEHAFICTLVKSGKEALEACYQNSFDLYLVDVKVPDINGFEVLNALRHSGDRTPAIFITSLNDQESLTKGFLLGGDDYIKKPFDLQELLLRMKAILTRTKGFVDDWLIIDDEYKLNLARKRLFKGNVELDLNLKDFELLYLLVKERGHVITKEMIHNHLWNSCEEINEGSVRVYINNLKKIFGKETIVNIRSIGYRFEK from the coding sequence GTGTCTTATCGGGTATTGATTTTAGAAGACAATACATTATTGCTTCAAACATTAGAAGATTTTTTATTGGAACATGCGTTTATTTGTACATTGGTTAAAAGTGGTAAAGAGGCGTTAGAAGCGTGTTATCAGAACAGTTTTGATCTTTACTTGGTGGATGTGAAAGTTCCTGATATTAATGGGTTTGAAGTTTTAAACGCCTTACGCCACTCAGGAGATAGAACCCCTGCTATTTTTATTACTTCATTAAATGATCAAGAGAGTCTCACCAAAGGGTTTCTTTTGGGTGGGGATGATTATATTAAGAAACCGTTTGATTTACAAGAATTATTGTTACGTATGAAGGCGATTTTAACACGTACCAAAGGGTTTGTGGATGATTGGTTAATCATTGATGATGAGTATAAACTCAATCTTGCGCGCAAGCGTCTGTTTAAAGGTAATGTTGAACTTGATTTAAATTTGAAAGATTTTGAGCTGTTATATCTGCTAGTGAAAGAAAGAGGGCATGTGATTACGAAAGAGATGATTCATAATCACTTGTGGAACAGTTGTGAAGAGATTAATGAGGGTTCTGTTCGAGTCTATATTAACAATCTCAAGAAAATTTTTGGAAAAGAGACGATTGTTAATATTCGAAGTATTGGGTATCGCTTTGAGAAGTAG
- a CDS encoding sensor histidine kinase: protein MLIFEVLGIALRSSDRVFFIRTIVIFSIVMWCFTFLSVWVCEHVQNKYLSFALLGFIAVIIGYFFVSYTLSSLFKTNHFLDILLKDTLHELNIPLSVIKANLQMLQSSEEDSKKIKRLLRIEQASHDLYELYQEVDYYIKKEIRRDVRESFFLDEVVMQVIEKQKELYEGVEIYTQGLHVNLFADKHGFAKVISNLLHNAIKYNVDTHPIHITYQDTRLCIEDQGIGMSESELFLVFNRYYQADTAHEGYGIGLSLVKAYCDECKIKLRIDSQKGRGTKVILDIAYLLYKT from the coding sequence TTGTTAATATTCGAAGTATTGGGTATCGCTTTGAGAAGTAGCGATAGAGTCTTTTTTATTCGCACCATTGTGATTTTTAGTATCGTGATGTGGTGTTTTACTTTTTTGAGTGTATGGGTGTGTGAACACGTTCAAAACAAATACCTCTCGTTTGCGCTTCTTGGATTTATTGCGGTTATTATTGGTTATTTTTTTGTCTCTTATACATTATCATCCTTGTTTAAAACCAACCATTTTTTAGATATTTTACTGAAAGATACGCTACATGAGTTGAACATTCCCCTCTCTGTTATCAAAGCCAATTTACAAATGTTACAAAGCAGTGAAGAAGATAGTAAAAAAATCAAACGTCTTTTGCGCATTGAACAGGCAAGTCATGATTTGTATGAGCTCTATCAAGAAGTAGATTATTATATTAAAAAAGAGATTCGAAGAGATGTGCGTGAATCGTTTTTTCTAGATGAAGTGGTTATGCAGGTGATTGAGAAGCAAAAAGAGCTTTATGAAGGTGTTGAGATATACACGCAGGGGTTACATGTAAACCTTTTTGCGGATAAACATGGTTTTGCTAAAGTGATTTCAAATTTACTGCACAATGCGATTAAGTACAATGTGGATACCCATCCCATTCACATAACCTATCAAGATACAAGGCTTTGCATCGAAGATCAGGGAATTGGAATGAGCGAGTCTGAACTTTTTTTAGTTTTTAATCGTTATTATCAAGCCGATACCGCACATGAGGGGTATGGAATAGGGCTTAGTTTAGTAAAAGCGTATTGCGATGAATGTAAGATTAAATTGCGGATAGATTCTCAAAAAGGGCGTGGTACGAAAGTGATTTTAGACATTGCGTATCTTCTTTATAAAACGTGA
- a CDS encoding PilZ domain-containing protein, which yields MENGALLEEEKGSFLVHSQLFLKAFENSFMEYFSTLWKKLNHETHDEEIERLGKTLYESLFKCDQEIAFLRNELLVTMRYDEIKMQFLVTRSLFYVIEQYIAFCHEHKSVSYLELLCECIQRFIAVCEQKETNSSLVESFNDFVFSGDVLLTHTNTIIESFHRMQNADEKIIFLNLYKGVPISSEATIVAIEGESVSFKVDALQAIAIKLDNHAFIVKNNYFSKHMKADVLSYNFQTNTVTLSNFIYLLNMPALQRESIRVHPDIVATVHLHQFNTVQTSGRLYDLSMNGLGVVSNENNGIFVGAHVMIEFELNGMSNDRKIELQGEVINIIEYNNSYRYCMRIFPDRIMSQKILDYITKREKEILEELQSELQEYTI from the coding sequence ATGGAAAACGGAGCACTTTTGGAGGAAGAGAAGGGGAGTTTTTTAGTCCATTCACAACTCTTTTTAAAGGCGTTTGAGAACTCTTTTATGGAGTATTTTTCCACATTATGGAAGAAACTAAATCATGAAACGCATGATGAAGAGATAGAACGCCTTGGCAAGACACTTTATGAGAGTCTCTTTAAGTGCGATCAAGAGATTGCCTTTCTTCGAAACGAATTACTAGTAACGATGCGGTATGATGAAATAAAGATGCAGTTTTTAGTAACACGCAGTTTATTTTATGTGATTGAACAGTACATTGCTTTTTGTCATGAGCACAAAAGTGTTTCGTATTTGGAGCTTTTATGTGAATGTATTCAACGTTTTATCGCTGTTTGTGAACAAAAAGAGACCAATAGCTCTTTGGTAGAGTCTTTCAATGATTTTGTGTTTAGTGGTGATGTTTTGTTAACCCATACCAATACAATTATTGAAAGTTTTCATAGGATGCAAAACGCAGATGAAAAAATCATCTTTCTTAATTTGTATAAAGGGGTGCCTATTAGTTCTGAGGCAACCATTGTTGCGATTGAGGGGGAGAGTGTTAGTTTTAAAGTAGATGCGCTGCAAGCCATTGCTATCAAATTAGATAATCATGCCTTTATCGTTAAAAATAACTACTTTAGCAAACATATGAAAGCTGATGTCCTTTCGTACAACTTCCAAACCAATACCGTCACTTTAAGTAACTTTATTTATTTACTCAATATGCCAGCACTTCAAAGAGAGTCCATTCGTGTGCATCCTGATATCGTGGCAACTGTTCATTTACATCAATTTAATACAGTTCAAACCAGTGGAAGGTTGTATGACCTCTCTATGAACGGTTTAGGGGTTGTGAGCAATGAAAATAATGGCATTTTTGTAGGAGCGCATGTCATGATCGAGTTTGAACTCAATGGCATGAGTAATGATCGCAAAATAGAGTTACAAGGTGAAGTGATCAATATTATTGAGTATAACAATTCGTATCGTTATTGTATGCGTATTTTTCCTGATCGCATTATGAGTCAAAAAATTCTTGATTATATTACGAAGCGTGAGAAAGAGATTCTTGAAGAACTCCAGAGTGAACTTCAAGAATATACGATTTAG
- a CDS encoding amino acid ABC transporter permease — MAKEKQHFLHNKTFGHIVAAMFYIILGYSLFLAASNMNYIWKWSGVPKYFMYEKTDTITSPIDGNVRINGTKIIIEGIEDSKEIEIEKGYTLQIAEGDHIYENDPLAYQTSMQMGPLVEGLLVTLEISGLAAILAFSMGALLAFMRISHYQFLKDIATIYIAIIRGTPLLVQIFIFYFIIATIFEIERFFAGAISLGLFFGAYIAEVLRGAIQSIDKGQYEAAKSLGMNYPQTMLYIIMPQALKRALPTLVGEMIALVKDSSLVSVISITDLTKVGREIVANTFSPFETWLIIAAVYFMITFLLTAFGHKIETKMKKQGGM; from the coding sequence GTGGCAAAAGAGAAACAACACTTTTTACACAATAAAACATTCGGTCACATTGTGGCCGCTATGTTTTATATTATTTTAGGCTATTCGCTCTTTCTAGCAGCGTCCAATATGAACTATATTTGGAAATGGAGCGGTGTTCCTAAATATTTTATGTATGAAAAAACAGACACGATTACTTCTCCCATAGATGGCAACGTACGTATCAATGGTACCAAAATTATCATTGAAGGAATAGAAGATAGTAAAGAAATTGAGATTGAAAAAGGCTATACGCTTCAGATAGCAGAGGGTGATCATATCTATGAAAATGACCCCTTAGCATATCAAACGTCTATGCAAATGGGTCCTTTAGTTGAGGGGCTCTTAGTGACACTTGAAATTTCAGGATTGGCTGCAATCTTAGCATTTTCAATGGGAGCACTGCTTGCTTTTATGCGTATCTCTCACTACCAATTTTTAAAAGATATCGCAACAATTTATATTGCTATTATTAGAGGAACCCCTCTACTGGTACAAATTTTTATTTTTTACTTTATTATTGCAACGATTTTTGAGATTGAACGTTTCTTTGCAGGAGCTATCTCGCTAGGGCTTTTCTTTGGTGCATACATCGCAGAAGTTTTACGTGGTGCGATTCAATCCATCGACAAAGGACAATATGAAGCTGCCAAATCATTAGGAATGAACTATCCTCAAACCATGCTTTATATCATTATGCCTCAAGCTCTCAAACGAGCGCTCCCTACTCTTGTAGGAGAAATGATAGCCTTAGTCAAAGACTCTTCTCTTGTTTCTGTTATCTCCATTACGGATTTAACCAAAGTTGGACGAGAAATTGTCGCTAACACCTTTTCACCGTTTGAGACATGGCTCATTATTGCAGCAGTTTATTTTATGATTACGTTTTTACTGACTGCATTTGGACATAAAATCGAAACTAAAATGAAAAAACAAGGAGGCATGTAA
- a CDS encoding transporter substrate-binding domain-containing protein: protein MKKLLAALLVMLGLNAMADDINLWQKSTLNSILQKGELTVGLEPGYMPFEMKDKQGNVIGFDVDIANEMAKAMGVKLKLVPTAWDGIIAGLLTGKYDIIISGMTITQERNLKINFADPYISVGQTILAPKKHAGKKWSDLDKPEYTIVTKIGVTGEIATRKMFKKAKIRTFETEADAAQEVLNGNADGLVYDKPYNAIFFAEKGGDKLVHLSDELTYEPLGFAVRKGDPDFLNWLNNFLNQTKNDGTYKKIYDRWFTQTAWQKKVM, encoded by the coding sequence ATGAAAAAACTTCTAGCGGCATTACTCGTAATGCTTGGACTCAATGCCATGGCAGATGATATCAATCTATGGCAAAAATCAACCCTCAATAGCATTTTACAAAAAGGCGAATTGACAGTTGGACTAGAGCCTGGTTATATGCCTTTTGAGATGAAAGATAAACAAGGTAACGTCATTGGCTTTGATGTGGATATCGCCAATGAAATGGCAAAAGCAATGGGTGTCAAACTCAAGCTCGTTCCAACAGCATGGGATGGAATTATTGCGGGCCTTTTAACAGGGAAGTATGACATCATCATCTCCGGTATGACCATCACACAAGAGCGCAATCTCAAGATTAACTTTGCTGACCCTTACATTAGCGTAGGTCAAACCATTCTTGCCCCTAAAAAACATGCCGGTAAAAAATGGAGTGATTTGGATAAACCTGAGTACACCATCGTCACAAAAATCGGGGTCACAGGGGAAATTGCAACACGAAAAATGTTTAAAAAAGCAAAAATCAGAACTTTCGAAACTGAAGCAGACGCAGCACAAGAGGTGCTAAATGGCAATGCAGATGGGTTAGTCTATGACAAGCCTTATAACGCTATCTTCTTTGCTGAAAAAGGTGGCGATAAATTAGTACATCTTAGTGATGAATTAACCTATGAGCCTTTAGGTTTTGCGGTACGTAAAGGTGATCCTGATTTTCTTAATTGGCTAAATAATTTCTTGAACCAAACAAAAAATGACGGTACGTATAAAAAAATTTATGACAGATGGTTTACACAAACCGCTTGGCAAAAAAAGGTAATGTAA